A section of the Rhizobium sp. BG4 genome encodes:
- a CDS encoding MOSC domain-containing protein, which translates to MKIKAVCTGSPERLPGKKYKTGIFKHAVGGSVMIDAEGLLGDAICNRTYHGGVDQAVYIEGSLTLDWWSDELDREIAPGTFGENLVIDGLDNRDVSVGDRFIAGDLVLEATSARIPCATFAARMDDPRFVKRYTKAGRPGIYCRVLANGIVEAGMAVEYQPFAGAKVTMPEMMETFGRKLSGEDRERYLAAPIHYKLRAQLEAQPSISG; encoded by the coding sequence ATGAAAATAAAAGCGGTCTGCACCGGAAGCCCAGAGCGGCTGCCCGGCAAGAAATACAAGACCGGCATCTTCAAGCATGCGGTCGGCGGCAGCGTGATGATCGATGCCGAAGGACTGCTGGGCGACGCGATCTGCAACCGCACCTATCACGGTGGCGTCGATCAGGCCGTCTATATCGAGGGATCGCTAACGCTCGACTGGTGGAGCGACGAGCTCGACAGGGAGATTGCGCCCGGCACCTTCGGGGAGAACCTCGTCATCGACGGGCTCGACAATCGCGACGTTTCGGTCGGCGACAGGTTTATCGCAGGCGATCTTGTTCTGGAGGCCACCTCGGCCCGCATCCCCTGCGCGACCTTCGCCGCCAGGATGGACGATCCGCGCTTCGTCAAGCGCTACACCAAAGCTGGACGGCCGGGCATTTATTGCCGCGTGCTTGCCAATGGGATCGTAGAAGCCGGGATGGCTGTCGAATACCAACCCTTCGCTGGCGCGAAGGTGACGATGCCCGAAATGATGGAAACGTTCGGCCGAAAGCTCTCGGGCGAGGACCGCGAGCGCTATCTGGCAGCGCCCATCCATTACAAGCTGCGGGCACAGCTGGAGGCGCAGCCGTCAATCAGCGGGTAG
- a CDS encoding LysE family translocator has translation MTLTTLLVFAGALFIAAGTPGPSVAALVARVISKGARDVLPFLFGMWAGDAIWLTCAIAGLSAIAETFYHAFVVIKWLGILYLLYLAWKMWFAKPDVEEEELPQARSRGRMFLTGLAIALGNPKIMMFYIALLPSIIDIRAVSFGGWAELVVTLFLVLAVVDFTWMFLAAKARSFLKSRRAVMIANRASAATMAGAAMAIATR, from the coding sequence CTGACGCTGACGACGCTGCTGGTTTTTGCCGGCGCTCTTTTCATCGCTGCCGGTACGCCCGGCCCAAGCGTTGCGGCCCTCGTCGCCCGCGTCATCTCGAAGGGCGCGCGCGATGTGCTGCCCTTCCTGTTCGGCATGTGGGCGGGGGATGCCATCTGGCTGACCTGCGCCATCGCCGGCCTATCGGCGATCGCCGAAACCTTCTACCACGCCTTCGTCGTCATCAAGTGGCTCGGTATCCTCTACCTTCTCTACCTCGCCTGGAAGATGTGGTTCGCCAAGCCTGACGTCGAGGAAGAGGAGCTGCCGCAGGCGCGCTCGCGCGGCCGCATGTTCCTGACGGGCCTGGCAATCGCGCTCGGCAATCCGAAGATCATGATGTTCTACATCGCGCTGCTGCCGTCGATCATCGACATCCGTGCGGTCTCCTTCGGTGGCTGGGCGGAACTGGTGGTGACACTGTTCCTCGTTCTCGCGGTCGTCGATTTCACCTGGATGTTCCTGGCAGCCAAGGCCCGCAGCTTTCTCAAGAGCCGCCGCGCCGTGATGATCGCCAACCGCGCCAGCGCCGCCACCATGGCCGGTGCCGCCATGGCGATCGCTACCCGCTGA
- a CDS encoding YbaB/EbfC family nucleoid-associated protein has translation MRDLMGMMGKVKEMQAKMEQMQAEIAELKAEGKAGGGLVTVVLNGKGEMQSLKIDPSLFKEDDVEILEDLIVAAHKDAKDKAEAVAAEKTKALTAGLPIPPGFKMPF, from the coding sequence ATGCGCGACCTCATGGGAATGATGGGCAAAGTCAAGGAAATGCAGGCCAAGATGGAGCAGATGCAGGCGGAGATCGCCGAGCTCAAGGCCGAAGGCAAGGCAGGCGGCGGCCTCGTGACCGTTGTCCTGAACGGCAAGGGCGAGATGCAGAGCCTGAAGATCGATCCGTCGCTCTTCAAGGAAGACGATGTTGAAATCCTCGAAGACCTGATCGTTGCCGCCCACAAGGATGCCAAGGACAAGGCCGAAGCCGTCGCTGCGGAAAAGACCAAGGCGCTGACCGCTGGCCTGCCGATTCCGCCCGGCTTCAAGATGCCGTTCTGA